In Luteitalea sp., a genomic segment contains:
- a CDS encoding DUF222 domain-containing protein, with protein sequence MRADRPSPVSDEEIERLGDAIAELSARIQAATYELLVLIRQFDERAGWNSGFLSCAHWLSWRTGLEPGAAREKVRVAHALARLPQISAAMQRGEISYSKVRALTRIATPDNETRLLGVARGGTAAHVERLVRAWRRVDRLEEARETARRHERRRLETWVDEDGMLVIRGRLTPELGAVVQRAL encoded by the coding sequence ATGCGAGCTGATCGCCCGTCCCCCGTGTCCGACGAGGAGATCGAACGGCTGGGCGATGCGATCGCCGAGCTGTCCGCGCGCATCCAGGCGGCCACCTATGAGCTGTTGGTCCTGATCCGCCAGTTCGATGAACGCGCGGGTTGGAACAGCGGCTTCCTGTCCTGCGCACATTGGCTCAGTTGGCGGACGGGTCTCGAACCTGGCGCCGCCCGTGAGAAGGTGCGCGTGGCGCACGCGCTGGCGCGGCTGCCTCAGATCAGCGCCGCCATGCAGCGGGGCGAGATCTCCTATTCGAAAGTCCGCGCGCTCACCAGGATCGCAACGCCGGACAATGAGACGCGGCTCCTGGGTGTAGCGCGGGGCGGCACGGCCGCACACGTCGAGCGGTTGGTCCGCGCCTGGCGCCGCGTCGACCGGCTGGAAGAAGCCCGAGAGACCGCGCGGCGACACGAGCGCCGGCGTCTCGAGACCTGGGTGGATGAGGACGGGATGCTGGTGATCCGCGGCCGGCTCACGCCGGAGCTCGGGGCGGTGGTGCAACGGGCGCTCGA